Proteins encoded in a region of the Planococcus shixiaomingii genome:
- a CDS encoding NUDIX hydrolase, with product MYHQTLGFIRRNDELLMLNREYAPTLGLWNGVGGKFEQGETATECILREIYEETGIALLESQIQDKGMISWVVDTGIVGGMHVFLANLDDHFVYATPRKIKEEILDWKTITWLLAEANFGVGEMIPKYLSLLLEDGCRYHHKCVIQDRKLTGYSYERINSA from the coding sequence ATGTATCACCAAACACTTGGTTTTATTCGAAGAAATGATGAATTATTAATGTTGAATCGCGAATATGCACCGACTTTAGGATTGTGGAATGGTGTCGGCGGTAAGTTTGAGCAAGGTGAAACTGCAACAGAGTGCATACTGCGTGAAATTTATGAAGAAACAGGCATTGCCTTACTTGAAAGCCAAATTCAAGATAAAGGGATGATTTCATGGGTAGTGGATACAGGAATTGTTGGCGGCATGCATGTGTTCTTGGCGAATCTCGATGATCATTTTGTCTATGCAACTCCGAGAAAGATAAAAGAAGAAATTTTAGACTGGAAAACTATCACCTGGTTACTGGCAGAGGCGAACTTTGGTGTTGGAGAAATGATACCGAAGTATTTGTCGCTGTTATTGGAAGATGGCTGCCGATACCATCATAAGTGTGTTATTCAAGATCGGAAGTTAACGGGATATTCATATGAAAGAATAAACAGTGCTTAA
- a CDS encoding HAD hydrolase-like protein, giving the protein MKYILFDFDGTLADSAHLHMQAWNALAERYKFKPVTMEDLHLTRHLTIQQRARLYNFPMHKLPVILPKIYQHFKDNVGDVKLFEGIKGMLDTLANQGFVVGIVSSNAKENIELLLKQEQIGSVSQVLSSSKIFGKDAVIKKFMEQHNITPDQVLYVGDEVRDIIACNKVAVPFMWVSWGLDGYELIEKENPKYVVHTPAELINTLIPKL; this is encoded by the coding sequence TTGAAATATATCTTATTCGATTTTGACGGTACCTTGGCAGATTCTGCGCATCTACATATGCAAGCATGGAATGCACTTGCAGAACGTTATAAGTTTAAACCTGTTACCATGGAAGACCTCCACTTAACGCGCCATTTAACAATTCAGCAAAGAGCCCGACTATACAATTTTCCGATGCATAAACTGCCGGTCATTTTGCCAAAGATCTATCAGCACTTTAAGGATAACGTTGGTGATGTAAAGCTGTTTGAAGGGATAAAAGGAATGCTGGATACACTGGCCAATCAAGGATTTGTGGTAGGCATTGTCTCATCGAATGCGAAAGAAAACATCGAATTGCTGTTGAAACAAGAACAAATCGGTTCTGTTTCCCAAGTACTGTCTTCCAGCAAGATTTTTGGCAAGGATGCAGTTATTAAAAAATTTATGGAGCAGCACAATATCACGCCAGATCAAGTGTTATACGTCGGCGACGAAGTGCGGGATATTATTGCCTGCAACAAAGTGGCTGTTCCTTTTATGTGGGTTAGCTGGGGATTAGACGGCTATGAGCTCATCGAGAAGGAAAATCCGAAATACGTAGTGCATACTCCTGCAGAGCTAATAAATACATTGATACCTAAGTTATAA
- a CDS encoding DUF402 domain-containing protein — MEIKRKAGDRAGWKRVVERHYQQRYIETKDYCGYVTLLHVKEVTKPLWTTYNSKQLCILNNGYVWLQHFPEGHHHSVTTTFNENGDIVQWYIDICLKNGVDNNIPYMDDLFLDIVLLPTGQVIEKDKDELEEALSLGVISRDYYNLAWREFYKILEQINTNTFIYSHLSLVHKEELIKAT; from the coding sequence TTGGAAATAAAAAGGAAAGCCGGAGATAGAGCAGGTTGGAAAAGAGTGGTGGAGAGGCATTATCAACAAAGATATATTGAAACAAAAGATTATTGCGGATATGTGACCTTGCTGCATGTTAAAGAAGTAACTAAACCGCTTTGGACAACTTACAATTCGAAGCAACTTTGTATTTTAAACAATGGATATGTTTGGCTACAGCATTTTCCTGAAGGCCATCATCATTCAGTTACTACTACATTTAATGAAAATGGTGACATCGTTCAATGGTATATCGACATTTGTTTGAAAAACGGAGTAGACAATAACATTCCGTATATGGATGACTTGTTTTTAGACATTGTTTTGCTTCCCACAGGACAAGTGATTGAGAAAGACAAAGATGAACTTGAAGAAGCTCTATCTCTGGGTGTTATATCGCGTGATTATTATAATCTTGCTTGGAGAGAATTTTATAAAATTCTCGAGCAAATAAATACGAATACATTCATATATTCTCACCTTTCGTTGGTTCATAAAGAAGAGCTGATCAAGGCTACATAA
- a CDS encoding potassium channel family protein, translating to MFELMRKIVKVNTAKLVLFASIFYILSAFIIHYLEPEEFPTPFIGFWWVMTTVTTIGYGDYSPTTVPGMLFGIFLYLFGIGLIGIIIGKIVDFYTYFRRLKMEGKLRYKGKNHFVIIGWSKSVEKTINELLNNKDIESDVLLIEGLEEAPFAHEQFHFIRGNPTDTEVLKQANIDEAHSVSVFASENEDEVLRDGKTLLIATAIEEYAEQQNKPIYTIAEIVHEDHIRMFQYANVNEFILSGESFPHMMTKALLHHGSSLLFTQLLSHSYDEHIWEINPSPKWRTYGDAFEELKKEGANLIASGTDLSIIRRLEEPIPHGARLYVLCDQETYKKLGML from the coding sequence ATGTTTGAGCTAATGAGAAAAATTGTAAAAGTGAACACGGCCAAGCTGGTGCTATTCGCCAGTATTTTTTATATCTTAAGTGCTTTTATCATTCATTACCTTGAGCCGGAAGAGTTCCCGACACCTTTTATCGGTTTTTGGTGGGTGATGACCACCGTTACAACGATTGGTTATGGCGACTACTCGCCTACAACCGTTCCCGGAATGCTGTTTGGCATCTTTTTATACTTGTTTGGCATCGGGTTAATAGGGATTATCATCGGTAAAATCGTCGATTTCTACACGTATTTTAGGAGGCTGAAAATGGAAGGGAAGCTGCGGTATAAAGGAAAAAACCATTTTGTAATCATCGGATGGTCAAAAAGCGTCGAAAAAACGATCAATGAACTATTGAATAATAAAGATATCGAATCAGATGTTTTGCTGATTGAAGGTCTCGAGGAAGCTCCTTTTGCCCATGAGCAGTTCCACTTTATCCGCGGCAATCCGACAGACACGGAAGTATTAAAGCAAGCTAATATTGATGAGGCTCATTCGGTTTCTGTCTTTGCTTCTGAAAACGAAGATGAGGTATTGAGGGATGGCAAAACACTGCTGATTGCGACCGCTATTGAAGAATATGCAGAGCAGCAAAATAAGCCGATCTACACAATTGCAGAAATTGTTCACGAAGATCACATTCGCATGTTCCAATACGCCAACGTAAACGAATTTATCCTTTCCGGTGAATCTTTTCCCCATATGATGACGAAAGCGTTGCTGCATCATGGATCCAGTTTGTTGTTCACCCAGTTACTTAGCCATTCGTATGACGAACACATTTGGGAAATCAATCCTTCTCCAAAGTGGAGAACATACGGCGACGCTTTTGAGGAATTGAAAAAAGAAGGCGCGAATTTAATCGCTTCGGGAACCGATTTAAGCATCATCCGCCGCTTGGAAGAACCCATTCCACATGGCGCGCGTTTGTATGTCCTTTGCGACCAAGAGACGTATAAAAAGCTTGGCATGTTATAA
- a CDS encoding NUDIX hydrolase, with translation MLSQEKVQQTYTPPKHIVSAAAVVLNENQEILLIKGPRRGWEMPGGQVEEGESLKEAAVREVKEESGIDIEVVKFCGVFQNVHGSICNTLFLAKPIGGQPTTSSESLEVGFFPIEEALQLVTWKNFRQRIEYCLNESTHPFYIDF, from the coding sequence TTGCTATCGCAAGAAAAAGTACAACAAACTTACACGCCTCCAAAGCACATTGTGTCGGCAGCTGCTGTTGTTTTAAATGAAAATCAGGAAATTTTGCTGATTAAAGGACCGCGGCGAGGCTGGGAGATGCCGGGAGGTCAAGTGGAAGAAGGCGAGTCGTTAAAAGAAGCGGCCGTAAGGGAAGTGAAAGAAGAATCTGGTATAGACATCGAGGTAGTGAAGTTTTGCGGAGTGTTTCAAAATGTCCATGGTTCGATATGCAACACTTTGTTTCTGGCAAAACCAATCGGAGGCCAGCCTACTACTTCTTCCGAAAGCCTGGAAGTGGGGTTTTTTCCAATTGAAGAAGCGCTGCAGTTGGTAACGTGGAAAAACTTCCGACAGCGAATCGAATATTGTTTGAACGAAAGTACGCATCCATTTTATATTGATTTTTAA
- a CDS encoding Type 1 glutamine amidotransferase-like domain-containing protein — MAALFLSGGGDKEHTEKFDDTFTGVIDKEKPLLYIPIAMKNIRSYSECLEWFTSVFNPLGVQEIAMWTGVERKSLDDLHQFSGVYIGGGNTYSLLQDFRFSKFDAVLTDYIQSGGTVYGGSAGAIILGSNIETCAHLDSNNVGVTVFNGFKLIGNYAIWCHYEPENDELIKNFLHTNQTPVIALPEETGIYIDKEMMKITGIKPATIFSGPESKQEVWPGSESVLL, encoded by the coding sequence ATGGCAGCTTTATTTTTATCAGGCGGCGGAGATAAAGAACATACAGAGAAATTTGATGATACCTTTACTGGTGTTATCGATAAGGAAAAACCGCTATTATACATACCGATCGCAATGAAAAACATTAGGTCCTACAGCGAATGTTTGGAGTGGTTCACAAGCGTTTTTAATCCTCTTGGCGTGCAAGAAATTGCCATGTGGACAGGTGTAGAACGAAAATCTCTGGATGATTTACACCAATTTTCAGGCGTGTATATAGGTGGCGGAAATACGTATTCATTGTTACAGGATTTTCGATTTTCTAAGTTTGATGCGGTTTTAACCGATTATATTCAAAGTGGCGGAACTGTTTACGGAGGGAGCGCCGGAGCTATCATACTTGGTTCGAACATTGAAACATGTGCGCATCTGGATTCTAACAATGTTGGAGTGACTGTTTTTAATGGATTTAAGTTGATCGGCAATTACGCCATTTGGTGTCATTACGAACCCGAAAATGATGAGTTGATCAAAAACTTTCTCCATACGAACCAAACGCCGGTAATCGCTTTACCTGAAGAAACCGGAATTTACATCGATAAAGAGATGATGAAAATTACAGGAATTAAACCCGCAACGATTTTTAGCGGTCCTGAAAGCAAACAAGAAGTGTGGCCAGGTTCCGAGTCAGTCTTGTTGTAA
- a CDS encoding MBL fold metallo-hydrolase has product MGETLLTTDYFTVKKMAEGVFAAIAIPGRGAWSNAGIVDLGTELLVFDSFNTPSAARELKKQAENLTGKKVKYLVNSHYHGDHVFGNQVFEEAVIISTALTQEWFRDKNVIRDIDTEMIETQQYINQLEFQIYNEKETVVKESLENQYMEMAKLHKELPSLEMVVPTVLFEKKLVISGAERSVELYCFGGAHSPSDAFLYAPMGKVAFMGDLVTENLHLPIFHPEEFLRILLEVKTMDIEQIMPGHGDVGTMKQVDRMTEYLTMLRKAVIDALSYNVSLDDFVSNFVIPDGFRNWKGTQGIKRNLESVYNFYSLKQKEF; this is encoded by the coding sequence GTGGGAGAAACTCTTTTGACTACAGATTATTTCACTGTGAAAAAAATGGCCGAGGGTGTGTTTGCGGCTATCGCAATTCCTGGAAGAGGTGCTTGGAGCAACGCTGGTATCGTCGACTTAGGAACGGAATTACTCGTGTTTGATTCTTTCAATACACCATCGGCTGCTCGAGAGTTGAAAAAGCAAGCTGAGAACTTAACTGGAAAAAAAGTGAAATATCTCGTGAACAGCCATTATCACGGAGACCACGTTTTTGGCAATCAAGTATTCGAAGAAGCAGTGATCATTTCTACGGCCTTGACTCAAGAATGGTTCAGAGATAAAAATGTGATTCGAGACATTGATACCGAAATGATAGAAACCCAACAATACATAAACCAATTGGAATTCCAAATTTATAATGAAAAAGAGACAGTTGTAAAAGAAAGCTTGGAAAATCAATACATGGAAATGGCGAAGTTGCATAAAGAACTTCCGTCTTTGGAGATGGTAGTGCCAACAGTACTTTTTGAAAAAAAGCTAGTCATTTCGGGAGCGGAACGAAGCGTAGAATTGTATTGCTTCGGCGGAGCCCATTCCCCAAGTGATGCCTTCTTATATGCACCAATGGGAAAAGTGGCCTTCATGGGGGATCTCGTAACCGAAAATCTTCACTTGCCGATATTTCATCCCGAAGAATTTTTACGTATTTTATTAGAGGTTAAAACCATGGATATTGAACAGATCATGCCAGGGCATGGAGATGTCGGGACCATGAAACAAGTTGATAGAATGACTGAGTATTTAACTATGCTCCGTAAAGCAGTAATAGATGCCCTATCTTACAATGTCAGCTTAGACGATTTTGTTTCTAACTTTGTTATTCCTGACGGTTTTAGAAACTGGAAAGGCACGCAGGGCATCAAACGGAATTTGGAAAGTGTTTATAATTTTTATTCTCTTAAACAGAAAGAATTCTAA
- a CDS encoding Bcr/CflA family efflux MFS transporter: MLHNPTGKARLGLALLLSLLGILAPLNIDMYLPSFPGIAADFGASASLVQLSLTTCLIGLAVGQLIVGPLSDSKGRKKPILIAVFLFALSSILCALATSITMLIVARFLQGFTASAGIVLSRAVVRDVFSGRELTKFYSLLMVINSVAPMAAPIAGGAILALPFANWQTIFYFLGFLGILIVITVAAKLPETLPVDKRIPSSIGESVRSMGSLLKDRSYIGYTLIVGFVHGGSFAYVAGTPFVYQGIYGVSPQVFSVLFGINGLAIILGSYLIGKFGGIIPEKRLLQIAVITAGVSTFVLLIATIVEGPLATIVIPIFIYMITIGMTLTSSFTLALREQGHRAGSASAVIGMLPMLIGAAVSPLVGIDETTAVPMGAILFITSLIGLLAFYGVSEKKVQPKQAEARS, translated from the coding sequence ATGTTACATAATCCAACTGGAAAAGCACGGCTTGGGCTTGCGCTTCTTCTCAGTTTGCTTGGGATATTGGCTCCCCTGAATATTGATATGTATTTGCCGAGTTTTCCTGGCATAGCCGCCGATTTTGGCGCTTCGGCCTCACTCGTGCAACTGAGCTTAACGACCTGTCTCATTGGCCTCGCGGTTGGGCAACTTATTGTAGGCCCGCTCAGTGATTCGAAAGGCAGAAAGAAACCGATTCTTATTGCGGTTTTCTTATTCGCTTTATCTTCAATTCTTTGCGCTCTTGCCACCAGCATTACAATGCTGATTGTCGCACGGTTTTTGCAAGGGTTTACTGCCTCTGCAGGAATCGTCCTTTCCCGTGCCGTCGTTCGGGACGTGTTCAGCGGCCGAGAGCTGACGAAATTTTATTCGCTACTAATGGTCATCAATTCAGTTGCCCCAATGGCAGCCCCTATAGCGGGTGGAGCGATTTTGGCTTTGCCGTTTGCAAACTGGCAGACCATCTTTTATTTTTTAGGATTCCTTGGGATTCTTATCGTTATCACCGTAGCGGCCAAACTGCCTGAAACGTTGCCTGTAGACAAGCGCATTCCGAGTTCGATAGGGGAATCGGTCCGGTCAATGGGCAGTTTGCTGAAGGACCGGAGTTATATCGGCTATACCTTGATTGTCGGTTTTGTCCACGGAGGAAGTTTTGCTTATGTGGCGGGAACTCCTTTCGTCTACCAAGGAATCTACGGCGTGTCGCCGCAGGTTTTCAGTGTTCTTTTTGGCATTAATGGGTTGGCGATTATCTTGGGCAGTTATCTGATCGGTAAATTCGGCGGCATCATCCCGGAAAAACGCTTGCTTCAAATTGCTGTAATCACTGCCGGAGTATCAACTTTTGTGCTGCTGATTGCGACGATTGTCGAAGGGCCACTGGCGACGATCGTCATTCCGATTTTCATCTATATGATTACCATCGGGATGACGTTGACCAGCTCCTTTACATTGGCATTAAGAGAACAAGGGCACCGCGCAGGCAGTGCAAGCGCCGTAATCGGCATGCTTCCGATGCTGATCGGGGCTGCTGTTTCTCCACTTGTCGGCATTGATGAAACGACTGCTGTGCCGATGGGGGCTATTTTGTTCATCACTTCACTTATTGGGTTGCTTGCATTTTATGGGGTTTCAGAAAAGAAAGTACAGCCTAAACAGGCAGAAGCTAGAAGTTAA
- a CDS encoding aminoglycoside adenylyltransferase domain-containing protein: protein MDFQWDNCSQELRDFVHNLLIETSNIIEGQVIGCYLHGSLVMGGFNPDRSDIDLLVVTEQPLRIKTKRELAQFFLRSSKKPYPVEISILNLSQLENWQYPTPYDFHFSEYWRRRYEEELQEETALYLNDDEKKDVDLAAHFMILNKYGKCLTGRPIHQVFPAIPASDFLSSILEDYDECLQNILVKPVYCTLNLLRVYWYLKDGTISSKKEAGEWGAEQLPEKFQLVINQALKEYGNANTTTLFNKKDLFELRDYVNNNVQELL, encoded by the coding sequence ATGGATTTTCAATGGGATAATTGTTCCCAAGAACTAAGAGACTTTGTACATAATTTACTAATCGAAACGAGCAATATTATAGAAGGCCAAGTAATCGGCTGCTATTTGCACGGTTCTCTTGTAATGGGCGGATTTAATCCCGACAGAAGCGATATTGATTTGCTTGTTGTTACGGAACAGCCACTAAGAATAAAAACAAAGCGGGAATTGGCACAATTTTTTTTAAGAAGTTCAAAGAAACCTTACCCAGTGGAGATAAGCATTTTAAATCTATCACAACTGGAAAATTGGCAGTATCCGACTCCGTATGATTTTCATTTCAGCGAATATTGGAGAAGGAGATATGAAGAGGAATTGCAGGAAGAGACGGCGCTTTATTTAAATGATGATGAAAAAAAGGACGTCGATTTAGCGGCTCACTTCATGATTTTAAATAAGTATGGAAAATGCCTGACGGGCCGTCCGATTCATCAAGTCTTCCCGGCTATCCCAGCATCCGATTTTCTTTCTTCAATATTAGAAGACTACGATGAATGCTTGCAGAACATTCTAGTTAAACCGGTTTATTGCACATTGAACTTACTGCGCGTTTATTGGTACCTAAAAGATGGAACGATTTCCTCGAAAAAAGAAGCGGGAGAATGGGGAGCGGAACAGCTGCCGGAAAAGTTTCAACTAGTTATAAACCAAGCGCTGAAAGAGTATGGAAATGCGAATACAACGACTCTTTTTAATAAAAAGGACTTATTTGAACTTAGAGATTATGTGAACAATAACGTACAAGAATTGCTGTAA
- a CDS encoding GNAT family N-acetyltransferase encodes MLEIRKAIADDASQLAEVMKSAEESGYMLFNPGERKVSVEGFANFIDKTNIEVRSALFVACENGKISGYMIVQQDKPERISHRAYLVVGVHSESRGKGIGKALFSHVEEWARKVGLHRLDLTVVAENKAAVGLYQKMGFQIEGIKRDSLFINGQFINEYYMAKLIGRK; translated from the coding sequence ATGCTAGAAATTCGTAAAGCGATTGCCGATGATGCCTCTCAACTGGCGGAAGTGATGAAAAGCGCTGAAGAATCTGGGTATATGTTGTTTAATCCAGGCGAAAGGAAAGTCTCCGTTGAGGGCTTCGCTAATTTTATCGACAAGACCAATATCGAGGTAAGATCAGCATTATTTGTGGCCTGTGAAAATGGAAAGATTTCAGGATATATGATTGTTCAACAGGATAAGCCGGAACGAATTTCTCATCGAGCCTATCTAGTTGTTGGCGTACACAGTGAGAGCCGCGGAAAAGGCATCGGAAAAGCTTTGTTTTCGCATGTAGAAGAATGGGCAAGAAAAGTGGGTCTTCACCGGTTGGATTTGACAGTGGTTGCTGAAAATAAAGCAGCTGTAGGTTTATATCAAAAAATGGGTTTTCAAATTGAAGGAATAAAACGGGATTCACTTTTCATAAATGGGCAGTTTATCAACGAGTATTACATGGCGAAATTAATAGGCAGGAAGTGA
- a CDS encoding GNAT family N-acetyltransferase has product MEFTEVTIRKMLHKDYAHMAKWLSTKEVLEFFGDVNAPFTIEQVKTKYEPRVNGEVLVFPYIVELNETPAGFMQQYKISKEKQEEFSYPSPCSVYGIDQFIGEPELFNQGLGTIMVTNFIGYLFRTTDAEIIIVDPEVTNVRAIRCYEKCGFKKVKKVNEKTNWLMEFKRDRIQNL; this is encoded by the coding sequence GTGGAGTTTACTGAAGTAACTATAAGGAAAATGCTGCATAAAGATTACGCGCATATGGCTAAGTGGTTAAGCACAAAAGAAGTTCTTGAATTTTTTGGAGACGTTAATGCGCCATTCACAATTGAACAAGTTAAAACGAAATATGAGCCGAGAGTTAATGGGGAAGTGCTCGTTTTTCCTTATATCGTTGAACTGAATGAAACACCTGCAGGGTTTATGCAGCAATACAAAATTTCCAAGGAAAAACAAGAAGAATTCAGTTATCCGTCACCGTGCAGCGTTTATGGAATCGATCAATTTATTGGAGAACCAGAGCTTTTCAATCAAGGATTAGGAACGATAATGGTGACAAATTTTATCGGTTATCTCTTCCGAACTACTGATGCAGAAATCATTATTGTAGATCCAGAGGTTACGAATGTAAGAGCTATAAGATGTTACGAAAAATGCGGTTTTAAAAAAGTTAAAAAAGTGAACGAGAAAACCAACTGGTTAATGGAGTTCAAGAGAGATCGTATACAAAACTTGTAA
- a CDS encoding FAD-dependent monooxygenase codes for MKIAIIGGGIGGLCTAVTLQKQGILVQVYDSAPSFRPVGAGIGIGSNAMQALMDIGIGNDVFANGYELHSLVLQNEKGKPLKVASFSDFSKRSGQKNITIHRGDLHRTLMDALAPGTVQYGKKCVFVEQDTEKVTAFFEEGTPISADFLIAADGIHSPIRQKLLPESKPRYAGYTCWRGITDNNGRVEEYTSSELWSTKGRFGIAPMKGGRIYWFACINSTARNPLYQNLSPANIAQLFDHLPKYVPDIIANTSLEHILHHDILDIKPLRRFVYGKIVLLGDAAHATTPNMGQGAGQAIEDAIVLGNGFKRFKDPQKALKFYEDKRVARTAKVIRLSRQIGAAAQIRSRPLAAARDFLFPFVPSKLLQQRLKFLYDVELE; via the coding sequence ATGAAAATTGCCATTATCGGCGGAGGAATTGGTGGACTATGCACTGCAGTCACCTTGCAAAAACAAGGAATTCTAGTTCAAGTCTATGATTCGGCCCCTTCTTTTCGTCCGGTTGGCGCCGGCATCGGAATCGGCTCAAACGCGATGCAAGCTTTGATGGACATCGGAATTGGTAATGATGTTTTTGCCAATGGCTATGAGCTGCATTCGCTCGTTTTACAAAATGAGAAAGGCAAACCTTTGAAAGTCGCAAGCTTTAGCGATTTCAGCAAAAGATCTGGCCAAAAGAACATTACTATTCACCGGGGCGATTTGCATCGCACGCTTATGGACGCCTTAGCCCCAGGCACTGTTCAATACGGAAAAAAATGCGTTTTTGTCGAACAAGACACCGAAAAAGTGACGGCTTTTTTTGAAGAAGGCACTCCTATATCCGCTGATTTTCTGATTGCGGCAGATGGCATACATTCCCCCATACGGCAAAAGTTATTGCCTGAATCTAAGCCTAGATACGCAGGCTATACTTGCTGGAGAGGTATAACAGACAACAATGGCCGAGTGGAAGAATATACGTCAAGTGAGCTATGGTCGACAAAAGGCCGCTTTGGCATAGCTCCAATGAAGGGCGGGAGAATCTATTGGTTTGCATGTATCAATTCAACAGCCAGAAATCCACTTTATCAAAATTTATCCCCTGCCAACATTGCCCAATTGTTCGATCACCTCCCGAAATATGTGCCGGACATTATAGCAAACACTTCTTTAGAACATATTCTCCATCACGATATTTTGGACATCAAACCGCTTCGCCGCTTCGTTTATGGCAAAATAGTGCTGCTAGGTGACGCTGCCCATGCTACAACGCCGAATATGGGTCAAGGAGCAGGCCAAGCAATTGAGGACGCCATTGTTCTTGGAAATGGTTTTAAACGATTTAAAGATCCACAGAAAGCTTTGAAATTTTACGAAGACAAGAGAGTTGCCCGCACGGCAAAAGTGATTCGGCTCTCCCGGCAAATTGGCGCAGCTGCCCAAATCCGCTCCCGTCCGCTTGCCGCAGCACGTGATTTTTTATTTCCTTTCGTCCCATCAAAACTGTTGCAACAGCGCTTGAAATTTTTATATGATGTTGAGTTGGAATAA
- a CDS encoding TerC family protein encodes MEAVLLEYAWVLLVLIGLEGLLAADNAVVMAVMVKHLPKAQQKKALFYGLAGAFIFRFGALFMITLLVNIWQIQALGAAYLLFISGKHIYDQRKGKDDDIAEAVKQQKEGKGSSFWMTVLKIELADIAFAIDSMLAAVALAVTLPHLDVFGFTDIGGINSGQFFVMLAGGLIGVIIMRFAAHKFVQLLETYPQLETAAFVIVGWVGVKLLVMTLAHENVHILPHDFPHSTPWTIIFWTVLVGIVVVGALLGVKSKKEEEQAGK; translated from the coding sequence ATGGAAGCAGTATTATTGGAGTACGCTTGGGTATTGCTTGTTTTGATCGGTTTAGAAGGTCTACTGGCAGCGGATAACGCAGTCGTAATGGCCGTCATGGTCAAGCACTTGCCGAAAGCGCAACAGAAAAAAGCATTATTTTACGGGTTAGCGGGGGCATTCATATTCCGTTTCGGAGCCTTGTTCATGATCACATTGCTGGTGAACATTTGGCAAATTCAAGCACTTGGTGCGGCATATCTGTTGTTCATTTCAGGCAAGCACATTTATGATCAGCGAAAAGGCAAAGACGATGATATCGCAGAAGCTGTAAAACAGCAAAAAGAAGGCAAAGGTTCAAGCTTCTGGATGACGGTTTTGAAAATCGAACTGGCTGATATTGCATTCGCTATCGACTCTATGCTTGCAGCAGTAGCACTAGCTGTAACATTGCCGCATCTAGATGTATTTGGCTTCACTGATATCGGCGGCATCAACTCAGGACAGTTCTTCGTTATGCTTGCCGGTGGTTTGATCGGTGTTATCATCATGCGTTTTGCAGCACACAAATTCGTACAGTTGTTGGAAACTTATCCGCAGCTCGAAACAGCAGCCTTTGTTATCGTCGGCTGGGTAGGGGTAAAACTTCTTGTTATGACTTTGGCGCATGAAAATGTCCATATTTTGCCGCATGATTTCCCTCACTCAACTCCATGGACAATTATATTCTGGACAGTTCTTGTCGGAATCGTTGTTGTTGGTGCATTACTGGGTGTGAAAAGTAAAAAAGAAGAAGAACAAGCAGGTAAATAA
- a CDS encoding YjdJ family protein: protein MTFKRLLVLMTAFCFLIFSTLISWYEGAQLLDDPWEWKYTALFSNWLNGEVKTKSDIMEIDYFVYAAKFEPLFPFLMVSAALVILFQLVTWLLKGKEGAMNLFFMGMAILFFCASGMLASSPTTGLTFFAIYFGVLGIVATLFVFLPKAQRMKLTKKA, encoded by the coding sequence ATGACATTCAAAAGGCTGCTTGTGTTAATGACGGCTTTCTGTTTTTTGATTTTCTCAACATTGATCAGTTGGTATGAAGGAGCCCAGCTTCTGGACGATCCTTGGGAATGGAAATACACAGCGCTCTTTTCCAACTGGTTAAATGGAGAAGTCAAAACCAAAAGCGACATCATGGAAATCGATTACTTTGTGTACGCGGCAAAATTCGAGCCGCTTTTTCCATTTTTGATGGTTAGTGCTGCACTGGTGATTTTATTTCAGCTTGTCACATGGCTGCTTAAAGGTAAGGAAGGAGCCATGAATCTGTTTTTCATGGGAATGGCAATTCTATTTTTCTGTGCCAGCGGAATGTTAGCATCTTCCCCTACCACCGGCCTTACTTTCTTTGCGATTTACTTTGGAGTTCTCGGCATTGTTGCGACTTTATTTGTATTTCTACCCAAAGCGCAGAGAATGAAGTTAACGAAAAAAGCATAA